From the Rhodoferax sp. WC2427 genome, one window contains:
- a CDS encoding superoxide dismutase, giving the protein MEHTLPPLPYAIDALAPAYSQETLEYHHGKHHNAYVVNLNNLQKGTEFEALTLEEIIKKSSGGIYNNSAQIWNHTFFWNCMKPQGGGEPTGALAAAINAKFGSYAAFKEAFVKSAVGNFGSGWTWLVKKPDGTVDIVNTGAAGTPLTTADKALLTVDVWEHAYYIDYRNMRPKFVETFLDKLVNWGFAEANFA; this is encoded by the coding sequence ATGGAACATACCCTGCCCCCACTGCCTTACGCGATCGACGCTTTGGCCCCCGCATACTCGCAAGAAACCCTGGAATACCACCACGGCAAGCACCACAACGCCTATGTGGTCAACCTCAACAACCTGCAAAAGGGCACCGAGTTTGAAGCGCTGACGCTGGAAGAAATCATCAAGAAGTCCAGCGGTGGCATCTACAACAATTCGGCCCAGATCTGGAACCACACCTTCTTCTGGAACTGCATGAAGCCCCAGGGCGGCGGCGAACCCACCGGCGCACTGGCCGCGGCCATCAACGCCAAGTTCGGCTCGTACGCGGCTTTCAAGGAAGCCTTCGTCAAGTCCGCCGTAGGCAACTTCGGTTCCGGCTGGACCTGGCTGGTGAAGAAGCCTGATGGCACGGTAGACATCGTGAACACCGGTGCGGCCGGCACGCCCCTGACCACGGCCGACAAGGCCCTGCTGACGGTGGACGTGTGGGAACACGCCTACTACATCGACTACCGCAACATGCGTCCCAAGTTTGTCGAGACCTTCCTCGACAAGCTGGTGAACTGGGGCTTTGCCGAAGCCAACTTCGCTTAA
- a CDS encoding toprim domain-containing protein, protein MANTIHDAMASAGLHPHKALDLCADGKLVRFRLMGDKPGSRNGWAVLHDGPAPFGAFGSWKTSETHAWRAASSRPPTPAERAEIQQRVRAVRLAHAQERTAVQAAARTKAQKLWERAHPASNGHPYLVRKRIRSYGLRQLRDMLLVPARDLQGTLHTLQFIMADGSKRFLTGGRIAGCYFAIGRPTDSLLVAEGMATASTLYAATGRAVAACFSCGNMEAVARALRSKFPGLRLVLCADDDFKTPGNPGVTAARAAAKAVGGYVAVPRFKRELTA, encoded by the coding sequence ATGGCCAACACCATCCATGATGCTATGGCATCGGCGGGGCTGCACCCGCACAAAGCCCTGGATCTGTGCGCCGACGGCAAGTTGGTGCGCTTTCGCCTCATGGGCGACAAGCCCGGCAGCCGCAACGGCTGGGCCGTGCTGCACGATGGCCCTGCGCCATTTGGTGCGTTCGGCAGTTGGAAAACCAGCGAAACCCATGCGTGGCGTGCGGCATCGAGCAGGCCGCCCACGCCCGCCGAGCGGGCCGAGATTCAGCAGCGGGTGCGGGCGGTGCGCCTGGCCCACGCTCAAGAGCGGACGGCGGTGCAGGCCGCGGCCCGCACCAAGGCGCAAAAGCTGTGGGAGCGTGCCCACCCCGCGAGCAATGGGCACCCTTACCTGGTGCGCAAGCGCATCCGGTCCTACGGTTTGCGCCAGCTGCGCGACATGCTGCTTGTCCCGGCGCGTGACCTGCAAGGCACTTTGCACACCTTGCAATTCATCATGGCCGACGGCAGCAAGCGGTTTTTAACCGGCGGGCGCATCGCGGGCTGTTACTTCGCCATCGGCAGGCCTACCGATTCGCTGCTGGTGGCCGAGGGCATGGCCACCGCAAGCACGCTGTACGCGGCCACGGGCCGGGCGGTGGCCGCGTGTTTCAGTTGCGGCAACATGGAAGCGGTCGCACGTGCCCTGCGCAGCAAGTTCCCCGGGTTGCGGCTGGTGCTGTGTGCTGACGATGACTTCAAAACCCCCGGTAACCCCGGTGTGACGGCGGCGCGGGCGGCTGCCAAAGCGGTGGGCGGCTATGTGGCAGTTCCCCGATTCAAGCGGGAGCTGACGGCGTGA
- a CDS encoding tyrosine-type recombinase/integrase, producing the protein MAPRTCNYTLTDKKINAAKPRDKPYPLADGGGLYLEVLASGSKVWRYSYRIDGKRTKCTIGAYPRIGIKEARDAHEAMRDTLAGGIDPAQQKQIDLAARAAQVAQAETFESFAGTWFAEKMAQATARTQKQNLRWMKNDVYPAIGQMPLGEVRARDVLALLEGMRNTPTKANNIRANIERVYQYAAQKLLVTYNPATAMKGLIDKPPAAHYPPLRLGEIRGFVEAVRTCGAHQGTKIAVEFLMLTVVRKDNVCKARWEHFDLAAKTWTIPGRTVGGNGFMKMPSPHTVYLSTQALALLEKARHLSGGSEWVFPSVQKLSVPMSEVAINHLFTRLRATGDIPADFKPHGLRSTASTLMNEHGHAPDVVEAILAHKEKNATRGSYNHATYTQAVTAALQWYADRIDKLVAGADVLQFKAA; encoded by the coding sequence ATGGCTCCACGCACCTGCAACTACACCCTGACGGACAAGAAGATCAACGCCGCCAAGCCACGGGACAAGCCCTACCCCCTGGCAGACGGTGGCGGGCTGTACCTGGAGGTGCTGGCCAGTGGCTCCAAGGTGTGGCGGTACTCCTACCGCATCGATGGCAAGCGCACCAAGTGCACGATTGGTGCCTACCCGCGTATAGGCATCAAAGAGGCCCGCGACGCGCACGAGGCCATGCGCGACACCTTGGCGGGTGGCATCGACCCGGCACAGCAAAAACAGATCGACCTGGCCGCGCGGGCGGCCCAGGTCGCACAAGCCGAAACCTTCGAGTCGTTCGCGGGCACCTGGTTTGCTGAAAAGATGGCGCAGGCCACGGCGCGGACGCAAAAGCAAAACCTGCGCTGGATGAAAAACGACGTGTACCCGGCCATTGGCCAGATGCCCCTGGGCGAAGTCCGCGCCCGCGACGTGCTGGCCCTTCTGGAGGGCATGCGCAACACCCCCACCAAGGCCAACAACATTCGGGCCAACATCGAGCGCGTCTACCAATACGCGGCCCAAAAGCTGCTGGTGACCTACAACCCGGCCACCGCCATGAAAGGGCTGATCGACAAACCACCGGCGGCGCACTACCCGCCCTTGAGGCTTGGCGAGATTCGCGGCTTCGTGGAGGCCGTCAGGACCTGCGGGGCGCACCAGGGCACCAAGATCGCGGTGGAGTTCTTGATGCTGACCGTGGTCCGCAAGGACAACGTTTGCAAGGCCCGCTGGGAGCATTTCGACCTGGCCGCCAAGACGTGGACCATACCGGGCCGCACCGTGGGCGGTAACGGGTTTATGAAGATGCCCAGCCCGCACACCGTCTACCTGTCCACGCAGGCCCTGGCCTTGCTGGAGAAGGCCCGGCACCTGTCGGGTGGATCTGAATGGGTGTTCCCGTCAGTGCAGAAGCTGTCTGTGCCTATGTCCGAGGTGGCCATCAACCACCTTTTTACGAGGCTGCGCGCCACGGGCGACATACCCGCGGACTTCAAACCCCACGGGCTGCGCAGCACGGCATCCACCCTGATGAACGAGCATGGCCACGCGCCCGATGTGGTGGAGGCCATCCTGGCGCACAAGGAAAAGAACGCTACGCGGGGCAGCTACAACCACGCCACCTACACCCAGGCCGTGACGGCGGCGCTGCAGTGGTATGCCGACCGAATCGACAAGCTGGTGGCGGGCGCTGACGTGCTCCAATTCAAGGCGGCATAA
- a CDS encoding DUF192 domain-containing protein, whose amino-acid sequence MHKYLSRAVLALSLVGASTLALAQEGPQMNLPRTALTAGIYQIDTQLALTPEQREIGLMFRREMPQQEGMLFVFEQPGTQCFWMKNTILPLTAAFVDDQGVIVNLADMKPQTTDSHCSAKPVRYVLEMNVGWFAKKGIKAGSKLGGKPFEMAK is encoded by the coding sequence ATGCATAAATACCTCTCCCGCGCCGTGTTGGCGCTCTCGCTGGTCGGTGCATCCACCCTGGCCCTGGCCCAGGAAGGCCCGCAAATGAACCTGCCGCGCACGGCGCTCACGGCGGGCATCTACCAGATCGACACCCAACTGGCCCTGACCCCGGAGCAGCGCGAGATCGGCCTGATGTTCCGCCGCGAGATGCCGCAGCAAGAAGGCATGCTGTTTGTGTTCGAGCAGCCGGGCACCCAGTGCTTCTGGATGAAAAACACCATCCTGCCATTAACAGCGGCCTTTGTGGACGATCAAGGGGTCATCGTCAACCTGGCCGACATGAAGCCACAAACCACGGACTCGCACTGCTCGGCCAAGCCGGTGCGCTACGTGCTGGAAATGAACGTCGGATGGTTTGCCAAGAAGGGTATCAAGGCAGGCAGCAAACTCGGTGGCAAGCCGTTCGAGATGGCCAAATAA
- a CDS encoding phage major capsid protein, producing the protein MTNQNGGMLLGFEAANNHFFKASIVKTSNLSRLAICLAIASLSVAAQAFGLDLHGFAMQHTDLLAGLSMMCVGDLTLIGKSLDKIETGLRESKSIQTELADRVLQLEQKGGEILTGDYIQKSVSLGDQFLKAFDANKELFAKTRSVRLEIKAASDALTTANGRTVVSGGVGGPTGGLLGLQNALSVRPAPGTSAIEYSRFTGTQGAAAIQAAEGAAKAAVRPDFTLITQSAITVAGFSKISRQAMSDSAELKRAVDINLARSVNAALDVALATGGTGFVGGFISLATPNYVTDFNMLVDAISDEVATMQLAGFNPDVVVLHPREWLRACVATSSTNEYLSGSYLGLLPSMLRGLRVVLSANIPIRKALVVDSAHAELMVVDDFSVEVSYVGDDFTNNLCTILGEMRVIPVFRTVGSMRLTSSVGG; encoded by the coding sequence TTGACAAATCAAAACGGCGGGATGCTGTTAGGTTTTGAGGCGGCAAACAACCACTTTTTTAAGGCATCCATCGTGAAAACTTCAAACTTATCCCGCCTCGCTATCTGCCTGGCAATCGCTTCCCTGTCCGTCGCTGCTCAGGCCTTTGGTTTAGATCTACACGGCTTCGCAATGCAGCACACTGACCTGCTTGCTGGTCTCTCCATGATGTGTGTGGGGGATCTCACGCTTATCGGGAAGTCGCTCGACAAGATCGAGACTGGGCTGCGTGAGAGCAAATCCATTCAGACTGAGCTGGCAGACCGGGTGCTCCAACTGGAGCAAAAAGGCGGTGAAATTCTGACGGGCGACTACATCCAGAAGAGCGTTAGCCTGGGCGACCAATTCTTGAAAGCATTTGATGCAAACAAGGAGTTGTTTGCGAAAACCCGCAGCGTTCGTCTTGAAATCAAGGCCGCCAGCGATGCGCTGACTACTGCAAATGGCCGCACTGTCGTCTCTGGTGGAGTCGGTGGACCCACTGGTGGGTTGCTCGGCCTCCAGAATGCTCTGTCCGTTCGGCCCGCGCCTGGCACGTCTGCGATTGAGTACAGCCGGTTCACTGGAACGCAAGGGGCTGCTGCAATCCAGGCTGCTGAAGGCGCTGCAAAGGCCGCAGTACGGCCTGATTTCACGCTGATTACTCAGAGTGCAATTACGGTAGCTGGTTTTTCAAAAATCAGCCGCCAGGCAATGTCCGACAGTGCCGAACTGAAGCGCGCAGTGGATATTAATTTGGCACGTAGTGTCAATGCCGCTTTGGATGTGGCCTTAGCTACGGGAGGTACGGGATTTGTTGGTGGCTTCATAAGCTTGGCCACACCTAACTACGTCACAGATTTCAATATGCTTGTGGATGCGATTAGTGATGAAGTGGCAACTATGCAGCTTGCAGGCTTCAATCCGGATGTAGTCGTTTTGCATCCTCGGGAGTGGCTGAGGGCATGCGTTGCCACGTCTTCGACAAATGAGTATTTGTCCGGGTCTTATTTGGGGCTGCTACCATCAATGCTCCGTGGTTTGCGTGTTGTGCTCAGTGCCAATATACCAATTCGCAAAGCCTTGGTGGTTGATAGCGCGCACGCTGAACTCATGGTTGTTGATGACTTCTCGGTTGAAGTGAGCTATGTCGGAGATGATTTCACCAACAACCTTTGCACTATATTGGGTGAAATGCGAGTGATCCCTGTATTTCGTACGGTCGGTTCAATGAGGCTTACGAGTTCCGTGGGAGGCTAA
- a CDS encoding YfjI family protein → MKTFPDLTDFNDLAGIEGLAAVADSVNQATPAVEPPAWPEPMIPGTLRTPDMPEDILQGVWADMARAVSASTQTPPALGVMCVLGVLATLLQRRFEVAPHGDDYTEPLALWVLSASPSGTRKTAVLGAFMGPIVKWEKLQYDRYRVLIARTNAARSTAKKRIEALNQQAAKCKEPKDLQAIRQDIENEELGMPEEVRAPRLFTGDTTAERLQAMLFEHSERMAVHSDEPGIFRVMAGAYSGGAQNLDVFLQGHAGSAMRIDRAGRMAHVDKPALSFNLMVQPGMLSEVAGSKGFRDSGLLARFLYAVPASNVGRRDVRAHTSIDPGVRAAYEQGVTGLLEGYLCEPGTVPKVRVLPLSDSAKELWLDFSQYIEDNQGDGGVFESLRDWTSKLAGAVARVAALLELAEAGLQAEAVSWCAMDRAIRLARVLIPHAQAAFGLLGTDSTDVDALAVLRWVRAHDYEEFTRRDAQKAMEGRFRSVDKLKRTLDRLDAMDCIKEFKRHNKGAPPSAAYRVNPMLLGSLSTLSGLS, encoded by the coding sequence GTGAAGACCTTCCCCGACTTGACCGACTTCAACGACCTGGCCGGCATAGAGGGGTTGGCGGCCGTGGCGGATAGCGTCAACCAGGCCACCCCGGCCGTGGAGCCGCCAGCCTGGCCTGAGCCCATGATTCCCGGCACCCTGCGCACACCGGATATGCCGGAAGACATTTTGCAGGGCGTGTGGGCCGATATGGCCAGGGCGGTATCGGCCAGCACGCAAACCCCGCCCGCCCTGGGCGTGATGTGCGTGCTGGGGGTCCTGGCCACGCTGTTGCAGCGCCGGTTTGAGGTGGCACCACATGGCGACGACTACACCGAGCCGCTGGCCTTGTGGGTGTTGTCGGCATCCCCCAGCGGCACGCGCAAAACGGCGGTGCTGGGGGCATTCATGGGGCCCATCGTGAAGTGGGAAAAACTCCAATACGACCGCTATCGGGTGCTGATTGCCCGCACCAACGCCGCCCGCAGCACGGCCAAAAAGCGTATCGAGGCGCTGAACCAGCAAGCCGCCAAGTGCAAAGAGCCCAAGGACTTGCAGGCCATCCGCCAGGATATCGAAAACGAGGAACTGGGTATGCCGGAAGAGGTGCGTGCGCCCCGGCTGTTCACGGGCGACACTACCGCCGAGCGGCTGCAAGCCATGCTGTTTGAGCACTCGGAGCGCATGGCCGTGCACAGCGATGAGCCGGGCATTTTCCGGGTCATGGCAGGTGCGTACTCGGGCGGGGCGCAGAACCTCGACGTGTTCTTGCAGGGCCATGCAGGCAGTGCCATGCGCATCGACCGGGCGGGCCGGATGGCCCACGTGGACAAACCCGCCTTGAGCTTCAACCTGATGGTGCAGCCGGGCATGTTGTCCGAGGTGGCGGGCAGCAAGGGATTCAGGGATAGCGGCTTGCTGGCCCGGTTTCTGTACGCTGTGCCCGCGTCCAACGTGGGCAGGCGCGACGTGCGGGCGCACACCAGCATAGACCCCGGTGTGCGTGCCGCCTACGAACAGGGCGTAACGGGGCTGCTGGAGGGCTATCTGTGCGAGCCGGGCACAGTGCCCAAGGTGCGGGTGCTGCCCCTGTCCGACTCTGCCAAAGAGCTGTGGCTGGATTTCAGCCAGTACATCGAGGACAACCAGGGTGACGGCGGTGTGTTCGAGAGCCTGCGCGACTGGACCTCAAAGCTGGCCGGGGCAGTGGCGCGGGTGGCCGCGCTGCTGGAGCTGGCCGAGGCGGGGCTACAGGCCGAGGCCGTGAGCTGGTGCGCGATGGACCGGGCTATCCGGCTGGCCAGGGTACTGATACCCCACGCCCAGGCGGCATTCGGCCTGCTGGGCACTGACTCCACCGACGTGGATGCACTGGCCGTACTGCGCTGGGTGCGGGCCCACGATTACGAGGAGTTCACCCGCCGTGACGCACAGAAGGCCATGGAAGGGCGGTTCAGGTCTGTAGACAAACTCAAGCGGACTCTCGACAGACTGGATGCCATGGACTGCATCAAAGAGTTCAAACGGCACAACAAAGGTGCACCGCCAAGCGCTGCTTATAGGGTTAACCCAATGCTATTGGGATCACTGTCTACCCTGTCTGGTCTGTCCTAA
- a CDS encoding helix-turn-helix transcriptional regulator encodes MPAVKAETGHRSHASIYTAIKAGLFTKPVQIGERSVGWPDDEVKAINAARIAGKSDADIKALVNRLHSKRDQLALALV; translated from the coding sequence ATGCCAGCCGTCAAGGCTGAAACCGGGCACCGCAGCCACGCCAGCATCTACACCGCCATCAAGGCCGGGCTGTTCACCAAGCCCGTACAGATTGGGGAACGCTCTGTGGGCTGGCCTGACGATGAGGTCAAGGCCATCAACGCGGCGCGCATCGCGGGCAAGTCGGATGCCGACATCAAAGCACTGGTCAACCGGCTGCACAGCAAGCGTGACCAACTGGCCTTGGCGCTGGTGTGA
- the icd gene encoding NADP-dependent isocitrate dehydrogenase: MSMYQHITVPAEGTKITVNADFSLNVPDQPIIPFIEGDGTGQDITPVMLKVVDAAVAKAYGGQKKIHWMEVFAGEKSTRVYGPDEWLPKETLEAIKDYVVSIKGPLTTPVGGGIRSLNVALRQELDLYVCLRPVQYFDGVPSPVKEPHKTDMVIFRENSEDIYAGIEFEAESDKAKKLIKFLQDEMGVKKIRFPDTSGIGIKPVSREGTERLVRKALQYTIDNDKPNLTIVHKGNIMKFTEGGFRDWAYALAQKEFGAELIDGGPWMRFKNPKSGKEIVVKDVIADAFLQQILLRPAEYSVIATLNLNGDYISDALAAQVGGIGIAPGANLSDSVACFEATHGTAPKYAGKDYVNPGSEILSAEMMLRHMGWFEAADLIIASMKRSITSKKVTYDFARLMEGATQVSCSGFGEVMIENM; this comes from the coding sequence ATTTCCATGTACCAGCACATCACCGTTCCCGCTGAAGGCACAAAAATTACCGTCAACGCGGATTTTTCCCTGAACGTGCCCGACCAGCCCATCATCCCTTTCATCGAAGGCGACGGCACGGGCCAGGACATCACGCCGGTGATGCTGAAGGTGGTGGACGCTGCGGTGGCCAAGGCCTACGGCGGCCAAAAGAAGATCCACTGGATGGAAGTGTTTGCCGGTGAAAAGTCCACCAGGGTCTACGGCCCGGACGAATGGCTGCCCAAGGAAACCCTGGAGGCCATCAAGGACTACGTGGTGTCCATCAAGGGCCCGCTGACCACACCCGTGGGCGGCGGCATCCGCTCGCTCAACGTGGCCCTGCGCCAGGAACTGGACCTGTACGTGTGTTTGCGCCCGGTGCAGTATTTTGACGGCGTGCCCTCGCCGGTGAAAGAGCCGCACAAGACTGACATGGTGATCTTCCGCGAGAACTCCGAAGACATCTACGCCGGAATCGAGTTCGAAGCCGAATCCGACAAGGCCAAGAAGCTGATCAAGTTCCTGCAGGACGAAATGGGCGTGAAGAAGATCCGTTTCCCCGACACTTCCGGCATCGGCATCAAGCCCGTGTCGCGTGAAGGTACCGAGCGCCTGGTGCGCAAGGCCTTGCAGTACACCATCGACAACGACAAGCCCAACCTGACCATCGTGCACAAGGGCAACATCATGAAGTTCACCGAAGGTGGCTTCCGGGACTGGGCCTACGCGCTGGCGCAAAAGGAGTTTGGTGCCGAGCTGATCGACGGCGGCCCGTGGATGCGTTTCAAGAACCCCAAGTCGGGCAAGGAAATCGTCGTCAAGGACGTGATCGCCGACGCGTTTTTGCAGCAGATCCTGCTGCGCCCCGCCGAGTACAGCGTGATCGCCACCTTGAACCTGAACGGCGACTACATCTCGGACGCGTTGGCGGCCCAGGTGGGCGGTATCGGCATCGCGCCCGGGGCCAATCTGTCGGACTCCGTGGCCTGCTTCGAAGCCACCCACGGCACCGCGCCCAAATACGCAGGCAAGGACTATGTAAACCCGGGTTCCGAAATCCTGTCGGCCGAAATGATGCTGCGCCACATGGGCTGGTTCGAGGCGGCTGACCTGATCATTGCGTCCATGAAGCGCTCCATCACCAGCAAGAAAGTAACCTACGACTTCGCCCGGCTGATGGAAGGCGCGACGCAAGTGAGCTGCTCGGGCTTTGGCGAGGTCATGATCGAAAACATGTGA